Below is a genomic region from Xiphophorus hellerii strain 12219 chromosome 1, Xiphophorus_hellerii-4.1, whole genome shotgun sequence.
CATacgagttttatttttctttatttaaaaccatAATACTGTGTAACCatcatagaaaataaaataagattgaAATAGCCCCTTCTTTCATACTCTGACTGGAGGAACACTCTTCCTAGCAAATCTATGAAACGTGATCATGATTTTAATTCGGTTAGTTTTGCTTACAAAAGGTCGAAGAAAATACCGTCTGGCGAGGAGAGAAAAATCAACACAAGTTGGTTTCTCAGCAAAGTTGCTTTACTAAAAAAAGTGTTGCCAGAGGAAACAATTGATTCTCTTCTCTGCCTCGTGAAGAAGGTCACAGCATGTAGGAGATGGTGAGAGTATGTGCAAAACAGACTAAAGAGTAAAATGAATCCCTCAGTATATGGTTTTAAAGGAAAGTGGTTTAACCCTCAGAGCAGCCAGTGAGAATTTAGAGATTTGGGGCTCACATTTGGGTTACAAGGTATAAGCAAGACATGATAGGTGAAAAGCAGTATCGAAGGCaactctttattttgttttcataacatggatttaatcttattttatctGAAGTCTCTTTTGCAAATTTCCAccaagagagaaaataaaactgttccTGCAGTCAGATGGAAAGATTTGGCTTTTAAAGTTAACAAATTAATTCTCCTTGGAGATATGTCATTTGCCCAGCCATGTTTAACAACAATATGTGCTGTGAACTTAAATTAACtatgtaattatgttttgtttttttgtttttttacaataacCTATTGAAAGAGGTctacagtaccttgcaaaaaGGCTTATaacctttgattttttttcacactttgtcacattaccACTACAAGCTTATGTGAGAGACCAAAAACAAGAAGAGAATaattttgaagttaaaaaaaaacttgtacaAGTAGAAAACCTGAAATTTGTGGCTTGCACTTGCTCCTTTTGAGCGAATGATAGAACCACTTTTTGTAgcagttacagctgcaagtcatTTCTACCAGCTATGGACatgtaaacatacatttctgcCCATTTGTCTTTGCAAAATATCTTATGCCAAGTAAGCCTGGATGCAGAGGGCCtatgaacatcagttttcaagctttgtcacattttctctGTTGTAGTAAGGTCTGAGCTTTAACTGGGCCATTCCAACACATGAAAGGGGTTCACTCTAAACCATCCCAGGTAGCTGTATATTTAGGGTCGCTGTtttgctggaaggtgaaccccTGCCTCTATCTCAACTGCATTGCAGAATCTTAAAGGTTAGGCTTGCCCTATTTAGCTGCATCCCTCTACCAATGACCTCTGTCCGGTTTCCTTGttctgctaaagaaaagcaactccacagcatgatgttgccactgccatgtttcacgGTGGGAATGCAGTGTTCGTGTTCATTTTCTGCCACACACAAGATTTTGTATGTAAGCCAAAAATTTTACACtttagtctcatctgaccagcACACTTTTCCACACATTTGCTGTGTCTTTTATACGGCTTTGGCAATATAGACAAACAAGATCtgttatgattttcttttaacaattcAACATTGTAACCATGTTTCCATAAAGATTAGTCTTCACAATCGTACCCTAATTTGGTTGGTCCCataaaaatcccaattaaatatgctgaagtttgtggtggccatgtgacaaaatgtgaacaagttcAAGGTGCTTGAATAATCctgcaaggcactgtattaggagaaagagaaacaacaacTTTCTTAATGCCGTACAGCAAAAACCTTGCATCGGTTCATCAACATGCAACATCGCTCCAACCACTCCATAAATGTCCAGCCCTTTTTGTTGCTTGCACATCCAGTTCTGACATCATCCACTTTTACAGTCTCGCTTACTGATATGTATTCAACAATATTAAACAATGGTGCTGAAGTGTATACTaatgtttgtaaattattttaagacatGGATGTAAGTTTGCACTGTCAGATATCGTGTGGGTAAAAGTTTTAGCAGTGTGCtgtgtgcttgtttttttctttctttctttctgtttttacttttgtgaaactttttttgttttggatccTGAAACGTGAGGAGGTGTACTGGCATACTAAATGCTAGAACCTTTCCTATATGGGGGAAAATACTaattatatacaaaaaaaagtgttggtcatttatttttcttgtaaatattaGAAAACAATTTACAACTCTCCGTTATAGATGTCAAAGCCTCTGGACATAGCGTCGAGTGGGGACTGAGGTTCGATGAGGCTgcaaatggtctcaaaataacacCCAAAACATCACTAAACTCAGTTAATGTGCCATAGGCAAACCCTGGCCTGTAGAGGGCAGTGTCTCACAGCACCTGCTACATGAATGGTAACAACGTCACACAGCAACGATGACATAGTTTGAATACATCTCTGAAGGAGTTCAAGTTCAACAGAAAGATTGTCTGTGGATTCATTTCTGATTGTTGTCTTGATGTTTTGCTTGAATGAGTGAcattatatgattttttttttttttctgatgtaccttttttgtttcctcttgtGGCCGTGATCCTATGAATGAAAAAGTCTTTGcactcaaaatataaaaaagtgaatactaccttgttttttttttttgcttgctttgAAGATAAACATTATGTAATCATTTATATCCAAAATAATGCAGAGCATATAAGGTGTTGAGCTcatcaccccccccccccccccccccccacacacacacaacatatagTGCTGTCTTTAATGACATCCACAGTATTCCAACACTATACTGTGCCTGAGAGGTAGATAATGTTAATctgttgcaaataaaacagtgaaagaTCACAAGTGTGTGTAAGTGTGCAAAATCACCACAGATTGcaggtggaaaatgttttctgttttgaatctttttttattctcctcTCCACCCCCTTCCTcactcaaaaatgaaaaatgttttctgtatgtTGTGTCTGATTGTCATTAAGGTGTTGTGCTTTGCGTGAAAGTTCTCAAAAATTGGTTGTGGATGGATGTGAGGGATGTGGACAAAAAGAGGCAAAAGACAAATAGTTTCTATATATGAAAAGAAAGGTActgcattaaagaaaaaaaaaagatggacatGCTCGTATTTTCCCACATAGCTATTAGAAGTTGTTTAACATTATGGGTGTTTCAAACAAAAGGCATTGAATGTATGGGAGGTGATTTCCTGTATTATGTTGTGCCCTGAAAATAATGGCAGCTTAAAAATACTCGGGAGGATTTGTCCATATTACGCCTGAGTTGGTACAACCCCTCcctcattcattaaaaaaaaaaaagataaacctataaacatttgaaattttgtGTATCTGATATTTATGGTGATTGTGCCTTTTCACTGTTTCTGCATGGTTTTTGTGATGTACTGATTCCCCATTCTTGGACAAGTCATCCACTGACAGACAAGatctatgcaaaaaaaaaaagaaaatcaaaggaTGGGAATTTTTCAGCATTCACTCAGACACCcctccaataaaaaaaaaagatatatatacatatatttaaaaaagaaactgaacaatAACAGTAGCAACCAGAATAAATACTCAGGTTAAGACCTGAATTCTGTCTCATTATTTTAAGTCTGACATTAATTTAGGAATGTAATTAAACATCACCAAATGCAGGAAGTGATACATTAGTTGTCCTAATAATGAATAAACAGTTTggcataaaaaatattgttaaagagAACAGGTATCttcatttatatgttttaacTTATTAGgtaaaaatcaaactttattttacacaCCCTAGCAATAAAGGGCTGGTTCTGCTTATGCTGTTGGAGACAATAAGGTGAATGTAGTTAAGAAACAGTTCAGGAATGAATCCACATTATGTGAACAGACGGGTGTGGCAATCAAGTAAATATTGTCTGTAGATCTGGGCGTTGTGTTCTTGTGTGTAACACTGACTTAAAATAGTGTGCACAAGAAACTCAATACAGTaatcatgaaaacacacacaattatgctaaaaataaacacacaaaaggaACCGCACAACTCTCCATGATTTCTTTTTGGCAGTGAGGGTGATATTTTTTGTTAGTCTCAGGTTTAATGTTATAATGTGGCCAGGAGCAGTTGCATTAACAGCGCCATAGTTGAGTTCCTCCTTCTTTTCCCTGCACAAAGCTAATAAGgcaaagtaaatgtaaaataaaacatgaacgGAAATGGAGGGAGAGGCGCTCTGTCACAAGTGTGCTTTTAAAATGGGAAATGTTACGAGGAAAAACCAAGAGCTAGATCAAGAAATTTTCGAAATTAATATAGCTGCCaccctgtttttatttatttatttttcccctcatctttttttccccttggggaacaaataataaaaagagagagaaaaagcaaCAGTAGACCGACATCTGAgactttttcattcttttctcaGGTGAGGGAGAAGAAGACAATAAATAAAGGGAGGGTTTAAGGTTGAGCAGGTTTATGCACCTGCTATGACGTGCTTTTCCACTCCAGCCAAGTTAACCAATACTCCGTGGCAGCAAGTCCAGGAATCGCGCAGAGAGTTTCCCCTCTTGTTATGATGCAGACGGGCGAAGAGGCGGATGAttaatgtttttcagaaagAGATTTCAGTGAACCTTCAAGGCCTCAAGCTCTTTCCCACTGAAGTAAGTCTGACGTTGGTATATAGAAGACGACCAGAACCCTCTGGCTATTTTTTTTGGCCTGACAAATAGTAAAGGCATCGAATTTTACCTTTTGGTTACActcaaatgtatatttaaaacagaGGGTTCAAATTCCGATAATTATCCCCTAACAAGTCCTACCGGTTGTCCGACACTCAATAGGAAGTGAACTTCAGCGTCGAGCTGCGGCTGCTGTCTGTCTGCGGGGAGGGATTCGGTCGCTGGGATGACTCCGTCCTTCCACCTCACCGGCTCCgcataaaaacctaaaaaaaaaaacaccgcCAAGGAATGCTTATATTGAACAACATGTATTTCTCGACAAGGGTAAGTATTATTGCCTCACACCAATGCTCTTAGAATCAGTATATATGGAAAGATGCGTTAGCTTGTAGCAGCGCGATAAATAAACAGCGCACGAATTTAACCTCGGGAGTTTTAACAGGCAATAACGCTGTTGTTTCTATTAATAACAAACTCTTTTGTTACTTGACTTTTCCAGGAATCATGTTGTcttatttgcaaacatttgcTTTAGGCGTCTTGTAGTTTATTAAATCCTACAAGACGCAGCTCATCGTAGCTGTATTAAAGGAAACTGCTTGTCTAAAACTAGTCGGTCaatctgcatgtttgtttttatgtccagGTGGAAGGAAAAGCACCATCATTGGAGCTACACACGTGTGCTTTGGCCTAATGAAACGTTTCCCAATTAGACCCGGCTGCAGTGATCTAGATGTGCCACAATCACACTTAAAACTACAAATCCCTGCAGGATTGGGATATCATGAGAATTTAAAGAAGCTGCAGGTTCCGGATTTGCAGTCCCTAAAAAGAGGAAATCCATAAATTTctcattatcttttttttaattattattattttttacaaacatgtaTTTCTTGGCCTAATTCAAGAATTTAGAAAACAGAGTCAGCACAAGATCCACTGCAAGTCATGCACAACCCTGCTCCAGAAGCTGTGGCAGCCTATCCGGGTGGAAGTGGGGTGGACAAGGATGCCAACCCGGAGACAACCTTGGGGAGCGCCTACTCTCCGGTGGACTACATGAGCATCACCAGCTTCCCCCGGCTGCCGGAGGATGATGTGACTTCTGGAGAAAACACCCTGAAATCCCGCAAAGAAGATGACAACGTCCTGAGCGAGCAAGACACAGGTAGGACTCAGGAAGTCACGTCAGGAATCATTATGCAAAATACTTCCTAGTTGAGCTTATCTTGCCAGTTCATTTAAATCTGTGGTTAGAaccattgcattttttttgtgtgtgtgaaacacTGCTTCCTCTTCTTTCCCACTTATGGCTGCTTTTCATTTACGCTTTACTCATCCCAGACCCAGATCTGTTTCTGAAGTCGGCGCGCCTGCAGCGCCTCCCGTCCTCGGCCTCAGACTTGGCCGGCCACGATGTCGCCTCGCTGCGGGAGACCACTATTGACCCTTTCACAGAGGACTGCGCCTGTCAGCGGGACGGGCTGACGGTCATAATCACGGCCTGTCTCACCTTCGCTACCGGGGTCACTGTTGCCCTCATCATGCAGATCTACTTTGGCGATCCGCAGGTACTGGTCTATTGCTGCTTCCTGCTCATTTAATGCCAACAGCGTTGCATCACTTCTGTTTCTGTGAAATTAATAATTAAGAGATTACAGTGTGTATCTGCTTGTCTACACTTGTATAAgccttttcataaaaaaaaggtGTGATGAATATGCTTCCTTCCgttgtcttttttatgttttcaggtcTTTAACCAGGGAGCGGTGGTGACAGATGTAGCTCAGTGTACATCTCTGGGGTTTGAGGTTTTGGGGAAGCAGGGGTCCAGTGTGGATGCTGCCATcgctgctgctctctgtttgGGAATTGTACACCCTCACACCTCTGGCATTGGGGGGTGAGTTACTTAAACTTAACAgtgaaaaaacagcaacataaagATTAAGGAACATCACAGGAAGACCAATAACAAAGTTTTGGTGAGGCTTAAAGAACATTCAGGCTATAAAACATTATAACAAGCTTTTCATATCTAACTAAGTGACATGCAGTCCATCATCTGAGTATAGGAAGAGACTGCAAACGTACCGTCCAGCCTAAATTGACTGTCAGggaaggagagcattaatcagagaagcggCAAAAAGGCCAATGGTAAAGCTGAGCTAAGCTGCAGAGATTTATAGCTCAGGTGAGAGAATTTGATGATTGGACAATTGTTAGTCAAGCACTCCACAGATCTGGCCTTCATCATTGAAGAATAGCAAAAATAAAGCCActgttgaaagaacaacataagAAGCTTTGTTTGTACTACTTCGCCACAAGGCATGTAGTGGACATAGAATGTATGAGGCCAAAattgaatgtttaaaaacaataattatacAATCAGCACTACTTTTTATTGGTTCATCACATGCTTTATATTTGCCTCTGTCAGCCAACTTAATCATTATGCTGGCTTGAATGTCTGCGTTGTGGTCTTTTGATGTGTAGTGGTGGCGTTATGTTGGTGCACAACATTCGTAAGAATGAGACAAGAGTGATTGACTTCAGAGAGACGGCGCCATCTGCCATTCAGGAGGACATGCTGCTCTCAAACCTTGACCTTAAAGTacgtttttcttcttcatgtcaGCCTGCTAGAAGTGAGAGATAAAGGTCTGCAGTTGCTCTCTGCTGCCTCTaacatgttgtttatttttttcagtcaggGTTGCTAGTGGGAGTTCCAGGGATGCTCAGTGGGATGCATCAGGCTCACCAGCTCTATGGAAGgtaaaattatttgttaaatttgttaCAAGCAATTATATTTTGCATATCTccattaatttcattttttctgttgaaattcttttaataaaactgaatattttgcctttattttatgGGGCTTTTTTATGTGTTAACTGTAACAATATGTTTTTAAGCTGTCACGTTAGCATGACTATTAAGTTGTTTGTtgacttaatattttgttttgctagGATACCATGGAAGGATGTTGTTTCCATGGCAGCAGATGTAGCCAGAAATGGATTCAACGTTACTCACGATCTGGGTAATTACAGATTATTATCATGCCAGACACCGGGTAATTGTCTTTACAGTGCTCCTTTTTGCAGACAGAAGCAAGGCACCATGTTTCTCTCAAACAACATAAAGTGAAGGCACACAAACTTTAGCTGTAATCTcacctctctctccctttcatttgtttattgttttgcagCGGAAGCTGTGAATAAAGTGAAGAATAAGAACGTGTCGGGTGCATTTCGGGATTTGTTCCTCCCCAACGGTCAGGCTCCAGTTTCCGGACAGTTCACCCGACGTCTTGATTTAGCAGACATTTTGGACGCGGTTGCAGACAAAGGAATATCAGAGTTCTACACTGGGAAGCTGGCACAGGAAATGGTGGCTGCAGTAAGGAAGACTGATTTCTGTCTGATTATAATAGCAGTCAAGAATTTTGCATAGTGTCCATACAAGATGAGTTTTGTTCTGCAGACATCAAAAGTCTAGTTGTACCTTCATTTTATTGTatcattttattggttttattgaATGTCAAAATGGAATTAATGTTGATAATATGGTTATTACTGGTTGCACAGGAatatcatagacaaaaatgatATTACATTTTCTATATAGCCTGTAGTTTAACACATTTATAATACACTGTTGTGTTGCATCATGCTCTAAAGAAAGTTAAAGACTTTGGCAGCTTTCAATGTTAACTCTACTGATTCTGTAGCTTTGATGAATAAGCTGCAGATTAACCTTGTACAGATGATTTGAGGACAACTTTTCTGCATTAATGCTCcagaaagtttaattttgtctcatctgaccaaagcactTTTTTCCCATGTTTGCCGTCTCCTCTTCATGGCTTATGACAAACTCCAAACAGGACTtcttgttgctttgttttgacaATAACTTTCTTCTTACCCCATAAACTCCAGATTTATGGAGTGCTTAACTCACAATTGTGTCGTAAACAGATTGTCCCACTTGAAATACTGATCTCTGCATCCCAACTCTGTAATCTTATTGCTTCTGATGGCAGTCGACTTAATTAAGCAATATCAATGGAAAGGTGGCTGAATACATAGTTTTGATACAAAAAAGCTGTTGTACAAggatgtatcattttcctttctctttgttGATCTCTGCTCtattggtctgtcacataaaacccccGCTGAACAGTGGGATTTGATAACtgacttttcaataaaatgacCCACACGGGGCTGAATAAATATCAGCGTATTAGAAACAAGCAAACCACTGATCAGTTGATATTGTCACTCAGCTGATTCAGTGACTCTGACATGACCTTTAAAAGTACACTCCCTGGTGTTAAGCTGTGTGTTTGATTAGCGAGGCACTAACACACTGGAAAAAGACTTTAGCTCGATGATAGATAACATAGTGCATTCAGTTGCAAACACTGGAAAATCTTGTTCCTCATCACCATCTTGAAAGGTTTGTCTCTTACCGCAACTTGATAGAAGtaatatatttaactttaactgTTGAAATGTGTTTCGTAAAAGCCAGCAATATAAGCATATTTAACCTAATTCTAGCTTTGTAATAGGTGAAGGCAAAAGATGGCGTGCTGATGGAGAAAGACTTTGGAGACTACAGCACTGTCATACAACGGCCAGTGGAAACCACCTATCAAGGTAAATGTTCCTTATAACCCATCTGAGCAGATGGAGAGACACCTTCAACTACAATATTCATTTGACCTGgtataaacacttttttctaCCAGTCCTCTATGTTTCCTGGATGATTCTAGAATGAGCTAAATGCCCATTCTTGACTTTGGCAGAAGTGTCATTGATGCTCTTTTGGACCTAAAGTGACCTGTTTTTAGTCTAGGAATCCAAATGAAATTCAAACACTGATCTTATTTAGTAACTACATATTTTAGCCccttttattatttgatttgttCGTGTTTGATATCATCATGTCTTTAATATTGTGATCTGTTGGTGTTTTTGAAGGACATCATATCATGGCCGCCCCGGCCCCACATGCAGGTGTTGGATTGATCACTGCACTCAATATTCTTGAAGGCTACAATATTACGAGCCAAGTGCCCAGAAGTAGCACCTACCACTGGATTGCAGAGGTAAATAATTATACATATATGTACGtattttttaattctgattATAGAGTATAACCACTTTGCATGTTGGattgatttctgtgttttcttctgttttatttgacaaTAACCTCCCCAGGCTGTGAAGATAGCATTGGCCCTTTCTAGTGGACTGGGAGACCCTATGTTTAACGATTCTGTCTCAGAGATTGTTGATAAGATGCTGAGGTACAAATGAATCCACCTTGTAAGAAGCCAAATTAGCCTCTCTCTTAGTAAATCATCAGTACGGAACCTCTTCCCTTTGGTCTTCCAGTAAACCAGAGGCTTCCCAGCTCCGAAAGATGATCAATGACTCCCAAGCTTTCTCTGTCAACCATTACACTTCATCATTTCCAATGAAGGACGGTGCAGCAGCTGCACAGGTTATGGTTATGGGCCCAGATGACCACATTGTGTCAGTCGTCAGGTACGTCTTATTGTCAGTTtgataacaaaaaaacacccaaattGTTAAAGTTGCAACacgttgtatttttattttcttttagctcaCTAAATAAACCATTCGGCAGTAGGATAGTGACTTCGTCAGGTATTCTTCTAAATAGCCAGATCCTGGACTTTTCGTGGCCTAATGAAACACTGAGCTCATCACCTAACCCTGTATGTATAACCTTCGGCTTGACCTACTTcttcattaaattatttgttgcaCCATCTTACGGCTCTTATCTTTATGTTTTCCTTGTTGTTGCAGCATAACCTCATTGAGGCTAGAAAAAGACCCATGTCCTTCCTGATGCCCACAGTGGTGAGGCCAGCCGTGGGATTATGCGGCACATATGTGGCCGTTGGATCTTCCAACGGAGAGAAGGCCCTCAGCGGCATCACACAGGTTAAATATTCACCTTTTAGTCCTGTTACACATACAGCTCtcataaaatttatattttattacagttCACGTAATTCCTCCACAGGTACTTATGAATGTTCTCTCTTTGCGCAAAAATATGAGTGACAGTTTAGCGTATGGCAGACTCCACCCACAGCTGGAGGACAACATACTCCTGGTGGACGgtgagtttttcctcttttgtcagGTTGGGCACAAACATTGTCATACTTACTCTTTAAGCCAGTGTCAAGGTATCATATCGGGATAAGCTAGAAAAGTTCAAATGTATGTTTAGGAATAAGTTGAGTCTTTTCAGTCAAGTGTTATGTTCAATTTAACATGTTCAGAATGAATAATTTGTCTCCACAAACATTAACCTCTCCTGTTCTAAGCATGTACTATTGCAAATTGTTACTTTTATCTGCGTAATTTATTATGCAGTCTATGTAAAGTAGAAGCTTGACTCTGGCAAACAAAAATACCAAGTGTCTGTGTCTATACCAGCAGTTACCAGAGCTAAGCAAAATGTTGAAGcaattttaaatgcttttattaactttttcaGATGTTTAGACTTTCTGGGATCTTATAaatttcataaatgtttgtttttctgaagtATAAACATGACATGAGACTGAGACCCATGTATCTGTTCTGTAAGTTGGACAGTAACCCATATTTATCTTTCCACCATACACACAGAGAGCAGGATGTATCACAGATAAGAAAATATCAACAAACATCACGGTTATAAAACTGCAGCACCTGTCTACAGCTATTAACTGGTTTCCATATGCGGGTCTTTCCTGTCATATCACATGCAAACACACCGATTAACTATACCTTACTGGGACTAGAAGAGTAATGCACTGTGGTCAGCTGAGAACAAACTTCAGCTTTTTAGCACTCAAACACTCCAGATTGATCTGGCTTGAAACAAAGAATTTGTATGTAGAATAGCACCACAGACCATTAAATATGGTGGGGGATCTGTTATGGTGTGGGCCCGTTTCTCTTCCAAAAGCTGTGGAAACCTTGTTTGACTGCACAACAGGGATTATTTAAAATACCAGGAACTTTCAAATGAAAAGGTAGGATATTGTgccagaaaatagaaaatgggTCATCATATGGTTTTCTGGTGAAATTTTCATCCTTAACACATGGCCATATAAGCtcagaaatgtaacaaaaaagtGTGCCTTTTCTTAAAAGCTGTGTTTCAGATTATGCTCCCGCACTAAAAGATTAACTTATTTGAAGGCAGGGTTGTCATAAAAGTGTCCAACAGTGTAAAATACCTCATAGAGACACACTATCCAAACAAGTTGTGATTGCTACACCCATTGTGAGTGTTATATTTGAGCCacataagaaaaaatatcttaacCTTCTTGTcgtgttcttttttcttttactttaccTGCTACAGCTGAGTTTTTAAAGGACGATGTGGAGCTGCTGGAGGCAAAAGGGCACAATGTCGAATGGAGGGACGTTCTTTCGTTGGTGGAGGGAACACGGAGAACCAATGATCTCATCACCGGGGTGAAAGATCCCCGCAGTGCTGATGCCTCCGCCCTCACTATGTCCAACATGCCTTAGTGCATTACTTCTTCCTTACTGCAACAGTAAGAGAAGTGGTTTT
It encodes:
- the ggt7 gene encoding glutathione hydrolase 7; this encodes MHNPAPEAVAAYPGGSGVDKDANPETTLGSAYSPVDYMSITSFPRLPEDDVTSGENTLKSRKEDDNVLSEQDTDPDLFLKSARLQRLPSSASDLAGHDVASLRETTIDPFTEDCACQRDGLTVIITACLTFATGVTVALIMQIYFGDPQVFNQGAVVTDVAQCTSLGFEVLGKQGSSVDAAIAAALCLGIVHPHTSGIGGGGVMLVHNIRKNETRVIDFRETAPSAIQEDMLLSNLDLKSGLLVGVPGMLSGMHQAHQLYGRIPWKDVVSMAADVARNGFNVTHDLAEAVNKVKNKNVSGAFRDLFLPNGQAPVSGQFTRRLDLADILDAVADKGISEFYTGKLAQEMVAAVKAKDGVLMEKDFGDYSTVIQRPVETTYQGHHIMAAPAPHAGVGLITALNILEGYNITSQVPRSSTYHWIAEAVKIALALSSGLGDPMFNDSVSEIVDKMLSKPEASQLRKMINDSQAFSVNHYTSSFPMKDGAAAAQVMVMGPDDHIVSVVSSLNKPFGSRIVTSSGILLNSQILDFSWPNETLSSSPNPHNLIEARKRPMSFLMPTVVRPAVGLCGTYVAVGSSNGEKALSGITQVLMNVLSLRKNMSDSLAYGRLHPQLEDNILLVDAEFLKDDVELLEAKGHNVEWRDVLSLVEGTRRTNDLITGVKDPRSADASALTMSNMP